The sequence GTTGCAGAAGACCGCGGGTAGATTTCAAACAGCTGGCCCCGCATTACGTGATGTAATGTCTGATGAACAGATGGCACTTCTGAAGACTACTCCATTCTTTTCTTATCTCGACTTGCCTCCAATTAAACAAGATCTTGTGTTAGTCGATTGCCTCCTCAGTTTTTGGGACGAAGAGAGAAGAGGTATTAGAATTGGAGAAACATTTCTTCCTTTTAGTCCAGAGAAAATATCCATTTTGATAGGGCTGCCAGCAGAAGGGGAACCAATAGAATGGCAGAGCAAGAGTGTAAAGTCGAGCACTCTTGATAAATATTTCGATGGTGACTATCGGCATGCCGATAGATCGAAATTAAGACATATTTTGTACAGTATTGCTGGTCAGAATGGAGAGGAGATGGCAGCTGATTTTGCgcgtatatttatattatacgtATTTGCGACCGTCCTTTTTCCGACCAGCCACTACATTGTGCCGAAGgcgatatatagatatatagatgatGTGCATAGAATAGGGGAATATGCCTGGGGCCATGCTGTATGTAATTATCTTGTCAGCTCGATCTCCAGAGCATCCCCGCGTGTGAAGCATCGGAATAGCGGCCAAGAAAGACTTGCCGGCTATATTGACGGATGTACAATAGCATTTTTAGTAAGTAATATCCTTGATGTATTTTGTCAATAGAATATCTGTTGCATAGTTTTTTAATATCGCAATTCTTGATAAACTTACAGAGTTGGGCTTATGAGCATATAAAGGGGTTGGGTACTTCCGACGGAGACAAGGATGTCCCTCGGATGAGAAAATGGAAGGGTTCAAAAGCATACCGGAGTTATGAGAAGCTTCTAACAAAGCTGCAGAGCTATACTCCTGCAGAGGTAACCATTTCTGTAAGGAATgtagttttataattttcttataatacTTATTAAATAGATTTATCTTTTTGGCAGGTTGTACCCACATTTACTTACCGCCCTAATGATATGTCTATATTGAAGCCCACGTTACGTGGCAGCCGACCGGAACAGGTATTACTGAATTGAGGtagtagaaaatattattttggtagattttatttgtcaaattgtGATATTGTCCTTTCGTACATCTCTCTCGAATGTGGTACAGGCAGCGGCCCCCGCGGCAACAACTGCTGCCGGTGAAAGTAGCAATAATATCAGCTCCTTATTGAATCAATTGGAGCAAGCTCTTAATAAACTACAAGATCGGAATAAGATGTTGGAGGGGGAGAATGCAatgctaaaagaaaaaaatgcaaaGCTTGAAGCGCAACTATCTAGCGCTAGTACAGCCGCTGCTGCAGAAGGCGGAGCCGAAGCCGGTGTTGATCCACATCAAGGTGGCCAAGGCGCAGCGGTTGAAGAAAGCAGCCAACAGAGAGTTGATGTTGGCGAGACTGTAATAAGGGACATTCCTTCAAGAATTCAACGAATTAAACATCGtgcaaggaaagaaaagagaatgtcTCCTGATTTTACGCCGGGCGAACGTCCTTTGACCCGGCACTATAGACGAAAGCAGCATCATTCTTTGAAGATCGGGGGGGCTGAAGCTAGTGAAGAGGCATCAGATACTGCGACAGGGACCATTGCTGAGGTCCTTCTGGTATGATATACATGATTAAGTTTAGTGCGAATAAacttatatcatataaaatatgactTTTTCACGTGAGTTTGTTCAATATAGGAAATTAAAGCTGAACATGGACACTCAGATAGTGCAAAACAAGCCGTTGAGATTGATGATATCCCTGTACCGGATCAGGAGCCTGGGGTCATTATTGAGCGTCGTCGCAAGTATCCCGGAAGAGATAAAATTCCCAAAGTGGAGCAGGACGCAATAGATTTTCTAATTTCCCGACCTATAACAAAGTTCGTCAATCCTTATATACATGTAGTGATTAGTTAGGATTAGATATTTTTGGTCAAATATTCTACCTTAGCTGGACAGAACATTAATTTCTTtcgtattattaattaaatgttCTTTTTATAGGGGACCCATATGGCAAGATAATACAAAAGGGTCAGATTCACCTTCTGTTAGTGGTCAAGTCCTCAATGAATACTTATTTGGAGGCCCGACGCGCGACGAGGTTAGTGCTGGCACAGATTATGCATTGTAGTTAGCGCTTATAGCTTGTTATATACATATCTaattatatctatattattCTAATTCTCATTGTTTTGCTGATTGTTTTATTTAGGTGATTAATGTATATTTCCATATAATTAATAAGCTCGATTGCTGTGGTGTACATAAATTTAGTCAACCGGGTATTTTCTTGCGAACTGAAGTTGCGGTGAGTTTGATGCCTTCActatttattatctattttgtttTCTGTTTCTATACTATCTTGTTTTCTGAACATGCTTTCTTGTTTGCTGAAGCTCACTATTAGCCTTCACTGAAGATGCTATCTTGTTTTCTGTTTCTATGCAGATGCACGTACTCAATAAGATGCAGGAATATGGAAAGAATAATCCAGTAACAGCTGATTTTGTGAAGGATGTGGCATTTGGATCCGCATCTATACGTCACTTTctgcaaaaaataaatacacAAACCTGCAACACTTGTAGATATGTACTTATTCCGTTACATAGTAATTGGCATTGGCATTTGCTATCGATTGATTTGAAGGAACGGCGTTTTGAGAGTTGGAACTCTTTGTGGAGCCACAGCGGGGCACAGGACGCGGCACAGCTGCtggtattattttattcttctcAGTAGACAGAGtcttttagttatttattcacGCGACAGTAACATCTACTATCTActcgttttaattaattaacccttttttttgtcttgGAAAGGCCAAATGGTTTGCGTCCTATTTTGAGTACATCCTCGAAATCCCTGTCGGCGCTCCTGATGTCATATTTCATAAGGAATGTCAACAACAGGGTTCCATCGAAGTTGATTGTGGCATGTAGACATGCCTTTTCGCCGAAAGACTCGTAAGAAACGGCCTCCCCGATCTGGAATTGTACGATAATGACCCCTCCTCCTTCCGTGCTCATATGGTCAGCGCGATCTTAAAGGATCCATGTTGTCTGACCTATACTTCTATGATTGAGTGTATAGTCGCAAAAGATGATGTCTGAATGTTATAGGATTTTGCAATTGTTACTGGTACTGTACAGTgtgtttatatattattgtgcAATTGTGAATGGTACTGggcaatttgtatatatatgaatgtgaatgtacAATTGTGCACACTGTGAGTGGTCGTTCACAGATATTTCatatatgattgtgaatgtGCAATTGTGAATTTGTGACTGGTAATCTTGTATTCTGCTTAATCATATTGTTGATGTATTTTGTGTAATGTGAGTTGTTGATAAGAGTCTAGTAAATTTATCCTATTGATGTAATGTGTCAATTTACCGTGATGTCATTTTCTCCGATTTTATCATAGATGAGATGTTAtccaaattatattatatttgcaaaataattttatgagagTTATCGTATCGGAGATAGACATTCAGAAAGTGCAATGGCGCACCTGTTGAGATTGATGATGTCCCTGCGCCGGTTGAGGAGGCGCAGGTAAGTATTGAGTGTCGTCGCAACTACAATAGCAACAAAAGGGTCAGTTTCACCTTCAGTTAGCGCTCAAGTCTATTTTAATCACTTATTTGGAGGCCCGACGCGCGACGAGGTTAGTG is a genomic window of Ananas comosus cultivar F153 linkage group 13, ASM154086v1, whole genome shotgun sequence containing:
- the LOC109719282 gene encoding uncharacterized protein LOC109719282 yields the protein MVSTRAKSGKKATTSGEGTSAHSAEKRKERPSKAKRAAMDLIVGRCYAVHLHTIMYVSELQKTAGRFQTAGPALRDVMSDEQMALLKTTPFFSYLDLPPIKQDLVLVDCLLSFWDEERRGIRIGETFLPFSPEKISILIGLPAEGEPIEWQSKSVKSSTLDKYFDGDYRHADRSKLRHILYSIAGQNGEEMAADFARIFILYVFATVLFPTSHYIVPKAIYRYIDDVHRIGEYAWGHAVCNYLVSSISRASPRVKHRNSGQERLAGYIDGCTIAFLSWAYEHIKGLGTSDGDKDVPRMRKWKGSKAYRSYEKLLTKLQSYTPAEVVPTFTYRPNDMSILKPTLRGSRPEQAAAPAATTAAGESSNNISSLLNQLEQALNKLQDRNKMLEGENAMLKEKNAKLEAQLSSASTAAAAEGGAEAGVDPHQGGQGAAVEESSQQRVDVGETVIRDIPSRIQRIKHRARKEKRMSPDFTPGERPLTRHYRRKQHHSLKIGGAEASEEASDTATGTIAEVLLEIKAEHGHSDSAKQAVEIDDIPVPDQEPGVIIERRRKYPGRDKIPKVEQDAIDFLISRPITKGPIWQDNTKGSDSPSVSGQVLNEYLFGGPTRDEVINVYFHIINKLDCCGVHKFSQPGIFLRTEVAMHVLNKMQEYGKNNPVTADFVKDVAFGSASIRHFLQKINTQTCNTCRYVLIPLHSNWHWHLLSIDLKERRFESWNSLWSHSGAQDAAQLLAKWFASYFEYILEIPVGAPDVIFHKECQQQGSIEVDCGM